The region GTCAATAGGCCTCTTGCCTTTGCGATGCAAGGGGTGGGTAATGCATGCTTGCGCTACTGCGGATAGGTTCCAGGTAACAAAACTCTTTTGTCCACCGTATCGATTTGGGTATGGCCACAAAAGGCCATGGTCAGGTCAAGTTCTTTATGGATGATCTCCAGTGCTTTGGTCACGCCCGCTTCGCCCATGGCACCCAGACCGTACAAAAATGCTCGACCAATGTAGGTGCCGCGCGCGCCCAATGCGCGGGCTTTGAGCACGTCTTGCCCGCTACGGATGCCGCCGTCCATATGCACCTCAATCTGGCTACCTACCGCATCCACGATAGCGGGCAGGGCGGAGATGGAGGATGGCGCACCATCAAGCTGGCGGCCCCCGTGGTTACTGACGATCAGTGCGTCCGCACCTGAGTTCACGGCCAGATGCGCGTCTTCCACGTCCTGAATACCTTTGAGGATTAGCTTGCCGCCCCAACGGTTCTTGATCCACTCGACATCGTTCCAGCTCAGTGCCGGGTCAAACTGCTTGGATGTCCATTCACTCAGGCTACCCATGTTTTCCACGCCTTTGACGTGGCCGACGATATTGCCAAAACCGTGCCGTTTGGTACCCAGCATACCCAGGCCCCAGCGTAATTTGGTGGCCATGTTGACGATGTTGGTCAGGGTGGGTTTGGGTGGTGCGGACAAACCGTTGATCAGGTCCTTATGGCGCTGGCCGATGATTTGCAAGTCAAGCGTGAGCACCAGCGCCGAGCAGTTGGCCGCTTTGGCGCGGTCAATCAGACGCTCGATGTAATCCCGGTCTTTCATCACATACAGCTGAAACCAGAATGGGTGGCCTCCGGTTTCCTGGGCCACGTCCTCGATTGAGCAAATGCTCATGGTTGACAGCGTGAACGGAATGCCGAACTTCTTGGCGGCATTGGCCGCCTTGATCTCGCCATCGGCACACTGCATGCCGGTCAGCCCGGTTGGCGCAATCGCCACCGGCATGGTCACCTTCTGACCGATCATGGTGCTGGCGGTGCTTCGGTTTTCCATGTTGATGGCCACGCGCTGACGCAGTTTGATCTTCTGGAAGTCTTCGCTGTTGGCCCGGTAAGTGGATTCAGTCCAGCTGCCAGAGTCAGCGTATTGGTAAAACATGCGGGGCACGCGTTTTTGAGCAAGGACACGAAGATCCTCAATATGGGTGATCACTGGCATGGCAAGGTTCCTTTCATACGGACTCATGTTACGGTGATCGCGCCACACTCTGTTTGAAAAGCGGTGAATGCAGCATGAAAAAAATGATTGTTCGGGTCTAGTGATACCCAAATTGCCGAGAAATCGCGTCAAACTGGGAATAATCCGATAGACCTTACTGCTTCGGTGGGGTTTTGTTTTATGAAGGTTGATCCATGAAATCTGCAGATATTCTGATCCTGGGGGCTGGCATGGCGGGTGCGTCGGCGGCCTATTTCTTGGCCCCCCATCGGAAACTGGTTTTGCTGGAGCGTGAGGCGCAGCCGGGTTACCACGCGACAGGGCGGTCTGCGGCACTGTTTTCCGAAACCTATGGCAATGCGACGGTGCGAGCCATCACGACCGCATCCAAGCCGTTTTACAGCAAACCGCCATCCGGTTTTTCGGATTACCCGCTGATCACGCCACGTGGGTCACTGATGGTGGGCGCAGAGGCGGACCATGAAGTGCTGCGCCATAACCTGGAGGCCATGCGTGCACTGGTGCCCAATGTGGAATGGTGGACGCAGGCAGAAATCTTGAAACGTGTGCCGGTGCTACGACCAGAATCTGCCGTGTATGGCGTGTATGAGCCGGATGCCATGGATCTGGATGTCCACAGCATTCACCAGGGTTTTTTGAAAGCGGCCAAAGCGGCAGGGGCGCAACTGGTGTGTGATGCCGAAGTGCATCAGATGCGCTATGAGGCAGGGCAGTGGTGTGTTGAAACAGCTGCTGGACATTTTTGCGCACCGGTGGTAATTAATGCGGCCGGGGCCTGGTGTGATGAGCTGGCCGTGTTGGCCGGTGTGAAACCCGTGGGTTTGAGCCCCAAACGCCGCACCGCGTTCACCTGTGATGCCAGCGAGTGCAGCCAATGGCCCATGGTGATGGACGCACAAGAGTCGTTTTACTTCAAGCCCGATGCCGGTGTACTGCTGGTTTCCCCAGCCAACGAAGACCCGATGAGCCCGCAAGACGTTCAGCCGGAAGAGCTGGATGTGGCCATTGCTGTGGATCGGCTTGAGAACGCGACCACCTTGCAGATCCGCCAAGTGCGGCGCAAATGGGCCGGTTTGCGATCATTTGTGCAAGACCGGACACCGGTAGTCGGTTTTGCGCCTGATGCACCCGGGTTTTTCTGGCTGGCTGGTCAAGGTGGTTATGGCATCCAGACCGCACCCGCCATGGGTGAACTTACCGCCGCGCTGGTGCGTGGTTTGGACGTGCCCGCCCACATGGCGGCGCTGGGATTGCGCGCGCAAGATGTGTCGCCACAGCGTTCCGCTTTGATTGCAGCCTTGTAGGCCTCCCGTTTTGGGGTGATAAGCACTTTTGTCTGTCACCCGCTTGCGCCAACCCATCGCTTGCACCGTTGGCATTGGGCGACCCTCCTCAAACGCTGTATTTTTTGATGAACCCGCGATCAATTCGGTTTTTAAGCCACCACACCCAGCGCCCTTGGGCCGACCAGTTTCCCCAGCTGGCAATCGCGTGGCGGCTACCGCATGAGAGCAGGTTCAGGGTCTTCTTTGGCGGAATGTAGGGCGCAGGCTGGATGCCTGCCAGTACCGCGCGCAAATTTCGGGTGAGTGGTGCACCGGCGCGCACCGCGTACACCCCGCTTTTGGGTAGGCTCACATCCTGGCGGCTGGTCACATCACCGGCCGCAAACACATGGGGGTGGCTGGTGCTACGCTGAAACACATCTACCGCCACAAAGCCCTGTTCATCCAGAGCCAATCCGCTGCCTTGCAGCCAACCAGGAGCATGCGCGCCGATGGCGATGATGGGTACGTCGCAGGCCAGCCGTGCACCACTGGACAGACTCACTTCACCTGCAGTCAAGGCACATGCGCTGGTCTGAAGGACGGTGATGTGGCGGGCCTTCAAGGCTTGCACCATCATGGCTTGAACGGCTGTGGGGTAGTTGGCCCCCACGGGGGTATCGCCACTGAGCAGCGTGACGGACGCAGCTGGTAGCCGGTGCGTGACCGCACAGGCCAACTCAAACCCGGCAGCCCCCCCGCCAATGATGGCAAAGCGCAAAGGTTTTTGCTGTCCCATGGCCACCACCTTGGGCCACAAGGCTGCAAAGCGCTCAATCGGGCGAACAAACAAGGCGTGCTCTGCGGCACCAGGCATCAGTTGCTCGATTTTTTGCCGGTCTTGCACAGGGCCACTGTTGATGGACAGCACGTCGTAAGGAATGTTTTGGCCATCATCCAGGGTGACGGTGCGTTGGGCTGCATCCAGCGCGGTGGCGTTGTGTCTGAGCCAGGTCACGGAGGTGTTTTTCAGGAAAGGTTCCAGTGGAATCACGCAGTCTTCAAACGCGTAATGGCCTGCCACAAAGCCGGGCACCATACCCGAATACAGTTGGCGCGGGTAAGGCGCGATCAGCGTGATTTCCACGCCTGCAAGTGCTTGGGTTGTCAGGGTGGAGAGCAGGTGGACGTGAGCATGGCCAGCGCCGAGCATCACCAGATGTTTCATGGATCGTTTCCTAGGATTTCTTGCCTGTCACATTCAGGGGTGACGGTGGGCTGTGGTTCATCGGTTAAGCTCAATTGTCTGAGCAATGCCTTCTGAAGGTTTTGTGATCTGAAAAACTACCAGGAAAATTTCATGAAAAAGTGGTGTGTGGCAAGTGTGATCATGGTGTGTGGTGCGGTGCATGCGCAAACCTCCAGTGCAAAAACTGAGCTGATTTCCAAAATTCTGACCCTGCAGCAGCAGGTGATTGAGCAAACGGCGCAGTCCCTGGTCGAGCGCCCGGCATTGCAGATGATGCAGCAGGCCAGTCTTGCTTTGCAAACCCGTGTGGCACCCGAAAACCGCGAAGCCGTTGCCAAGGCCATCCAGGCTGATTTGAAAGCTTATGCGGATGACGTGGGCCCGCTGGTTCGACAAAAAGCCGTCAAGCTGGCTCCTTCTACTGTTGGTGCGTTGCTGGATCAACGTTTTTCGGAAGATGAACTCAAGCAACTCATTGCCATCATCGAATCACCGGTGAATCGCAAATACCAGCAAATGGGGGGTGATCTGCAAAAAGCCTTGGTGGACCAACTGGTGACTGAAACCAAAGCGGTGGTCGAGCCCAAGGTGAAAGCCCTTGAGCAGGCCATGGTGAAACATCTGGGCTTGCCCGCTGTTCCTGCCGCTCAAGCCTCCAAGCCTGCAGCGACTGCTAAAACACCCAAAAAATAGGTTCACACCCTCAGGAACATCGGTTTCCTGAGGCGTGGAGATGGCTCAGTAGGGGTTGTCAAACCCCAGGCGCGCCATGATCTCGCTCTCGCGCAGTTCCATCACTTGCGCGTCTTCCTCTTCATCGTGATCCCAGCCCTGGGCATGTAGTGCCCCGTGTACCAGCAGGTGGGCGTAATGTTCTTCCAGGGTTTTGTTCTGCTCTTGCGCCTCGGCGGCCACCACCGGGGCACACAGCACCAGATCCGCCGTCACGATGGGTTCCTGCGTGTAGTCAAAGGTCAGTACATTGGTGGCGTAGTCTTTTTGGCGGTAATCGCGGTTCAGGGTTTGGCCTTCTTCGGTATCGACAATACGCACGGTGAGTTCGGCATCAGATTGCAGCGCAGCACGCAGCCAGCGGGCCACTTTGTGGCGGGGCAGGGCGGCACGGTGCAGCGGGGCATCGGCAAAGCGGGCAAATTGCAAAGACAGGGTGAGTTGGTTCATAAAAGGGGTATTTTTATAGAAGAAAATGGCCTCTAGAGCTTGTTTTTAAAGCGTAAGTAGCTACTTATTTTATAGCTATCAATCCACCGCCGGTTTCTTGCGGCGGGGTGCACGTGCGACAGCATTGGCTTTGGGGGTCACTTTGGCGCGTGTTGGCAGTCTGGGGGGCGTGTGCACCGGCAGCGGCGTGGCTTCGAATGCCGGCATGGGCAGCGCATCGTCACGCGGGTGGGGCTGAATACGGCCCGGCGCATCGTAGGCATCGACAATCCGTGCTACCAGCGGGTGGCGCACCACGTCGGCACTGGTCAGGCGACACATGGCAATACCTTCCACGCCCTTGAGCACTCGCTCGGCATCAATCAAGCCGCTGAACTGGGTGGTGGGCAGGTCAATCTGGCTCACGTCGCCGGTGACCACGGCTTTGGAGCCAAAGCCAATGCGGGTCAAGAACATCTTCATCTGCTCGGGTGTGGTGTTTTGCGCTTCGTCCAGGATCACAAACGAGGTGTTCAGGGTACGCCCGCGCATGAAGGCCAGCGGCGCGATCTCAATGCTCTGGCGCTCAAAAGCTTTTTGCACCGCCTCAAAACCCATCAGGTCGTACAGCGCGTCGTACAACGGGCGAAGGTACGGGTCAATTTTTTGCGCCAAATCACCCGGCAGATAACCCAGGCGCTCACCGGCTTCCACGGCTGGGCGGGTCAGCACAATACGTTGCACCGCGCTGCGTTGCAAGGCGTCCACCGCCATCGCAACTGCCAAATAGGTTTTGCCGGTACCCGCCGGGCCAATGCCAAAGGTGATGTCGTGGCTGGCAATGCTGTCGAGGTAACGCGCCTGGTTCATCGAGCGGGGTTTCAGGTCGGCACGTTTGGTTTTGAGCGAGGGGCCGTCTTCACCGTTCACGTCACCGTCGCCCGAGAGCATCAGTTGCACCGTGCGCGGCTCAATTGGGCGTGAGGCCATTTCATACAGCGCTTGCAGCATCTCCATGCCGCGCTTGGCGTTGGCTTTGAGGCCGTCGACCTTGAATTGCTCGTGCCGATGCGCAATTTTGACCTGCAGCGCGGCCTCAATCGTGCGCAAATGCTCATCGGTCGGGCCACACAGATGGGCCAGCCGGGTGTTGTTGGGGGGAGAAAAGATGTGGCGAAGGATCACGTTGATAATTCCAGAAAGAGGGGCTGTTCCCCCATGATAGGTAAAAAATGATCGCAAAGTTAACCGGCACGCTCGACACCAAAAACCCGCCAGCCGTTGTCATCGATTGCCATGGCGTGGGCTACGAGGTGTTTGTGCCCATGAGCACGTTTTACAACCTGCCGGAACTGGGCAGCAAAATCACGCTGCTGACACATTTTGTGGTGCGTGAAGATGCGCAAATTCTGTATGGTTTTGCCACTGCCCAGGAGCGCGAGGGTTTTCGTGAACTGATCAAAATCTCGGGCGTGGGGCCACGCACGGCGCTCTCGATCCTCTCGGGCATGAATGTGGCCGAGCTGGCGCAGGCCGTCACCTTGCAGGAGGCGGGCCGATTGATCAAGGTGCCAGGCATAGGCAAAAAAACCGCTGAGCGGCTGCTGCTGGAGCTCAAGGGCAAGCTCGGGCCTGACATTGGGGTGGTGGCCAGCGTGGCCAGCGATGCGCAAAGCGATATTTTGCAGGCCTTGCTGGCGTTGGGTTACAGCGACCGTGAGGCCGCCGCCGCCTTGAAAGCTTTGCCCCAAGAGGTTGGGGTGAGCGAGGGCATCAAGCTGGCACTCAAAGCACTGGCAAAATAAGTCCTCTGTCGTGGGTTGAAGGCCAACCGGTTTGCACCGTTGCCTGCTGCTTGCGTACCATGTCGGCACCTTAAAGGCGTTTGATGACACGAAACATACCACCAGAACTTGAGACACTACTGGGTGTGGTGTCCGCGTGCGTGGATGAGGGCGGACATCTGGTGGCCGCCAATGCCGGGTTCATGCGATTGCTGCCGCCTGATTTGCCACACACACCGGGGATGAATGTGGCGCGGTTTTTTATTCAACCCGATTTTTCGAGTTTGAGCCAAAAGCCAAGTGGCCCCAATGGGTTGGTGTACAGCGGTTTGCTGACCATAGGTGATTTTGCTGACAAAACGCGAACCCTGCGGGCACGGGTCTGGCGTGAAGATGCACAGTTGAATCTGTTGGCCGACTTTGAGATTGCCATTCTTGAGCACATGAGCGAGACGGTGTTGGAGCTAAATCAAGCCTACTCTGGCATGCACATTGAACTGGCGCATAACAACCTCAAGCTCAAACAAAACAAGGTGCAGCTGGAACAAACCGTGGCTGAGTTGCAAGAGGCCAACCACAAGTTGGCACAAGCGCAGAGCCAACTGGTTCAATCAGAAAAATTGGCCTCCGTAGGTTTGCTGGCGGCTGGCGTGGCACATGAAATCAATACCCCGCTGGGTTTTGTCAATTCAAATTTTGGCACGCTTCGCACTTATATAAACGATTTGCTGGCCATCATTGATGCCTATGAAGCGGCCTTGCCCCCGACGGACAGCGGGGTGGCAGACTTGACTGCCGTGGAGGCACTCAAGCAGAAAGTGGATTTGGCGTATCTCAAGGAAGATATGCCCAGTTTGCTCAAGGAGTCATTGCAGGGACTGGACCGCGTCAAACGAATCGTGAAAGGGCTCAATGATTTTGCACGGGTTGACACCACCGATGTGTGGGAGCGTGTCAACCTGAATGAGTGCCTTGATGGCATTGTGGATTTGTTCTGGGGTCAATTTAGTCCGTATTGTGAGCTGCACAAAGACTACTCTGAGGTGCCGTCGGTGCCCTGTGTGGCATCGCAGATCAGCCAGGTGTTCATGAATTTGCTGGTGAATGCCGGGCAGTCGGTACATGATCACGGCACGGTCACCTTGCGCACCGGCTATGTGAGTGATCAGGCATGGGTTGAGGTGTCCGATACCGGATGTGGCATTTCGGTGGAGGATCAAAAACTGATTTTTGACCCCTTTTTCACCACCAAACCGGTAGGTCAAGGAACCGGTTTAGGGCTTTCGGTGGCGATGGGGGTGGTGAGTAAACACCAAGGGCGCATTGAAGTGCAAAGCAAGGTAGGGCAGGGGTCTGTCTTTCGGGTGTGGCTACCCCTGCACCCCTCACTGGGCATCACGCACCGGCCTGCCATGGATGGGCTGCACCGGGCGGGCGTTGTTGGGGAATAGTTGCTGGAACAAGCGGAGTTGTTCGCGGCTAATCTGGGTGGGTGTTTTAAGCACCATCCACAGCACGCCTTCCGTGCATGGCGGCGTGGTGAGTGACCCCATGAATTGGTAATAACGCTGATCTTTGGGCAGCAACTCGTTCATGTCGATGATGCCGCCGGGCATCCGCACCCGGTCATTCAGATCCAGCGGCATATACGTCCACACCTTGTTGATCAGTGGGTTGGCTTCGCCGGGGTCCAGCAGCACCGCCACCACCGCCAATTGGCCTTCATTGTTTTTGTGTACCAAATGCGCCACCATGGCGTAGTTGCGGTAGTTCACCTGCTCTTCGGATGGGGTATGAAAGTGAAACTGCACCAGCTTGTAGACCGAGCCACGCACCGTCAGGGTGTTGTCTCCATACAAATCAACCTGGATGGTGTGGCCGTTGTTCACCACCGTGCCGCTGGAAGCCGCGTAGTTGAACTGCAGCGGTTCAGCCGGGCCCTTCAGCGTGATCGACTCCTCAATGTTGATGGGTGACTGGCGCTTGCCAATAGCACACACGTTGAATTCGGG is a window of Rhodoferax lithotrophicus DNA encoding:
- a CDS encoding alpha-hydroxy acid oxidase — its product is MPVITHIEDLRVLAQKRVPRMFYQYADSGSWTESTYRANSEDFQKIKLRQRVAINMENRSTASTMIGQKVTMPVAIAPTGLTGMQCADGEIKAANAAKKFGIPFTLSTMSICSIEDVAQETGGHPFWFQLYVMKDRDYIERLIDRAKAANCSALVLTLDLQIIGQRHKDLINGLSAPPKPTLTNIVNMATKLRWGLGMLGTKRHGFGNIVGHVKGVENMGSLSEWTSKQFDPALSWNDVEWIKNRWGGKLILKGIQDVEDAHLAVNSGADALIVSNHGGRQLDGAPSSISALPAIVDAVGSQIEVHMDGGIRSGQDVLKARALGARGTYIGRAFLYGLGAMGEAGVTKALEIIHKELDLTMAFCGHTQIDTVDKRVLLPGTYPQ
- a CDS encoding NAD(P)/FAD-dependent oxidoreductase, producing MKSADILILGAGMAGASAAYFLAPHRKLVLLEREAQPGYHATGRSAALFSETYGNATVRAITTASKPFYSKPPSGFSDYPLITPRGSLMVGAEADHEVLRHNLEAMRALVPNVEWWTQAEILKRVPVLRPESAVYGVYEPDAMDLDVHSIHQGFLKAAKAAGAQLVCDAEVHQMRYEAGQWCVETAAGHFCAPVVINAAGAWCDELAVLAGVKPVGLSPKRRTAFTCDASECSQWPMVMDAQESFYFKPDAGVLLVSPANEDPMSPQDVQPEELDVAIAVDRLENATTLQIRQVRRKWAGLRSFVQDRTPVVGFAPDAPGFFWLAGQGGYGIQTAPAMGELTAALVRGLDVPAHMAALGLRAQDVSPQRSALIAAL
- a CDS encoding FAD-dependent oxidoreductase — encoded protein: MKHLVMLGAGHAHVHLLSTLTTQALAGVEITLIAPYPRQLYSGMVPGFVAGHYAFEDCVIPLEPFLKNTSVTWLRHNATALDAAQRTVTLDDGQNIPYDVLSINSGPVQDRQKIEQLMPGAAEHALFVRPIERFAALWPKVVAMGQQKPLRFAIIGGGAAGFELACAVTHRLPAASVTLLSGDTPVGANYPTAVQAMMVQALKARHITVLQTSACALTAGEVSLSSGARLACDVPIIAIGAHAPGWLQGSGLALDEQGFVAVDVFQRSTSHPHVFAAGDVTSRQDVSLPKSGVYAVRAGAPLTRNLRAVLAGIQPAPYIPPKKTLNLLSCGSRHAIASWGNWSAQGRWVWWLKNRIDRGFIKKYSV
- the ybeY gene encoding rRNA maturation RNase YbeY — its product is MNQLTLSLQFARFADAPLHRAALPRHKVARWLRAALQSDAELTVRIVDTEEGQTLNRDYRQKDYATNVLTFDYTQEPIVTADLVLCAPVVAAEAQEQNKTLEEHYAHLLVHGALHAQGWDHDEEEDAQVMELRESEIMARLGFDNPY
- a CDS encoding PhoH family protein, yielding MILRHIFSPPNNTRLAHLCGPTDEHLRTIEAALQVKIAHRHEQFKVDGLKANAKRGMEMLQALYEMASRPIEPRTVQLMLSGDGDVNGEDGPSLKTKRADLKPRSMNQARYLDSIASHDITFGIGPAGTGKTYLAVAMAVDALQRSAVQRIVLTRPAVEAGERLGYLPGDLAQKIDPYLRPLYDALYDLMGFEAVQKAFERQSIEIAPLAFMRGRTLNTSFVILDEAQNTTPEQMKMFLTRIGFGSKAVVTGDVSQIDLPTTQFSGLIDAERVLKGVEGIAMCRLTSADVVRHPLVARIVDAYDAPGRIQPHPRDDALPMPAFEATPLPVHTPPRLPTRAKVTPKANAVARAPRRKKPAVD
- the ruvA gene encoding Holliday junction branch migration protein RuvA; the encoded protein is MIAKLTGTLDTKNPPAVVIDCHGVGYEVFVPMSTFYNLPELGSKITLLTHFVVREDAQILYGFATAQEREGFRELIKISGVGPRTALSILSGMNVAELAQAVTLQEAGRLIKVPGIGKKTAERLLLELKGKLGPDIGVVASVASDAQSDILQALLALGYSDREAAAALKALPQEVGVSEGIKLALKALAK
- a CDS encoding sensor histidine kinase; the protein is MTRNIPPELETLLGVVSACVDEGGHLVAANAGFMRLLPPDLPHTPGMNVARFFIQPDFSSLSQKPSGPNGLVYSGLLTIGDFADKTRTLRARVWREDAQLNLLADFEIAILEHMSETVLELNQAYSGMHIELAHNNLKLKQNKVQLEQTVAELQEANHKLAQAQSQLVQSEKLASVGLLAAGVAHEINTPLGFVNSNFGTLRTYINDLLAIIDAYEAALPPTDSGVADLTAVEALKQKVDLAYLKEDMPSLLKESLQGLDRVKRIVKGLNDFARVDTTDVWERVNLNECLDGIVDLFWGQFSPYCELHKDYSEVPSVPCVASQISQVFMNLLVNAGQSVHDHGTVTLRTGYVSDQAWVEVSDTGCGISVEDQKLIFDPFFTTKPVGQGTGLGLSVAMGVVSKHQGRIEVQSKVGQGSVFRVWLPLHPSLGITHRPAMDGLHRAGVVGE